The Bacteroidota bacterium genome includes a region encoding these proteins:
- a CDS encoding SDR family oxidoreductase, which produces MAKIKYPKKLPAQHQQKPGIEEKMHPKPKFSRRKKMGGKLVGKVALVTGGDSGIGRAVAVSFAKEGADVCIIYLNEHEDAKVTKKAIEKYGRKCLLISGNIMLRQFCFDCVAQTIKEFKKLDILVNNAGVHWSQTDIKKISEQQLETTFRTNIFSYFYFTQAAVSHLKKGSCIINTSSITAYRGSGHLIDYASTKGAIISFTRSLAEALAKKGIRVNAVAPGPVWTPLVPSSFEAARIRSFGKKTLMKRPGQPEEIAPSFVFLASDDASYMTGQVLHPNGGEIING; this is translated from the coding sequence ATGGCAAAAATTAAATATCCTAAAAAATTGCCTGCGCAACATCAACAAAAACCGGGAATTGAGGAAAAAATGCACCCCAAACCAAAATTTAGCCGAAGAAAAAAAATGGGAGGTAAACTCGTCGGAAAAGTTGCCTTGGTTACAGGTGGCGATAGTGGAATAGGAAGAGCGGTTGCTGTGTCATTTGCTAAGGAGGGTGCAGATGTATGTATCATTTATTTAAATGAGCATGAAGATGCAAAAGTGACTAAAAAAGCAATTGAAAAATATGGCCGAAAATGTCTTTTAATATCCGGAAATATAATGTTGAGACAATTTTGTTTTGATTGTGTTGCTCAAACAATAAAAGAATTTAAGAAACTTGATATACTTGTGAATAATGCAGGTGTACATTGGTCACAAACTGATATAAAGAAAATCAGTGAGCAACAATTAGAAACAACATTTCGAACCAACATCTTTTCCTACTTTTATTTTACCCAAGCTGCTGTTTCTCATTTAAAAAAGGGAAGCTGCATAATAAATACAAGTTCAATCACGGCATATCGCGGAAGTGGTCATTTAATTGATTATGCATCTACAAAAGGTGCTATTATATCATTTACACGATCCCTTGCCGAGGCACTGGCAAAAAAAGGGATACGCGTAAATGCAGTAGCACCCGGCCCAGTTTGGACACCATTAGTACCATCATCATTTGAAGCTGCCCGGATAAGATCATTTGGAAAAAAGACATTAATGAAACGCCCCGGACAACCAGAAGAAATTGCCCCATCATTTGTATTTTTAGCAAGTGATGATGCATCTTATATGACAGGTCAGGTATTGCATCCCAACGGAGGTGAAATAATAAACGGTTAA
- the ligD gene encoding non-homologous end-joining DNA ligase produces the protein MEEKNTNTIGIKMVGGIVKVTNTNKIYWPKEKYTKGDLLEYYKNVASYMLPYLKDRAHSLNRFPNGITKPGFYQKDVEPDNLPTYVKTASIHSDSGDKNIDYMLCQNEASLLYMANLGCIEINPWNSKYTNIEHPDWMVIDLDPGEISFKEVVKTALLTKQVFDSLGIDCYCKTSGATGLHIYVPARAKYNYDQIKTFAELVANFIHLQLPETTSVIRSPQKRKKQIYIDFLQNRRGQTLAAPYCVRPRPDATVSAPLMWKEVNSDLTPKLFTMFNMMDRISKIGDLWKPVIGKGFNLEKAIKAMEKL, from the coding sequence GTGGAGGAAAAAAACACAAATACTATCGGAATAAAAATGGTAGGGGGCATTGTAAAGGTTACCAATACCAATAAAATTTATTGGCCGAAAGAAAAATATACAAAAGGTGATCTGTTGGAATACTATAAAAATGTTGCCTCCTATATGTTACCATATTTAAAAGACAGAGCACATTCTTTAAACAGGTTTCCAAATGGAATTACAAAACCCGGTTTCTATCAAAAGGATGTGGAACCCGACAACCTGCCGACTTATGTGAAAACTGCCTCTATACATTCCGATTCGGGGGATAAAAATATCGATTATATGTTATGTCAGAATGAGGCTAGTCTATTGTATATGGCAAATCTGGGATGCATTGAAATTAATCCATGGAATTCAAAATATACAAATATAGAGCACCCTGATTGGATGGTAATTGACCTTGATCCGGGAGAAATTTCTTTTAAGGAAGTTGTAAAAACGGCATTACTCACAAAACAGGTATTTGATTCGTTGGGGATTGATTGTTATTGCAAAACCTCCGGTGCAACCGGATTACATATTTATGTTCCTGCACGAGCCAAATATAATTATGACCAGATAAAAACATTCGCAGAATTGGTGGCGAACTTTATTCATCTACAATTACCGGAAACAACGAGTGTGATCAGAAGTCCACAAAAAAGAAAAAAACAGATCTATATCGATTTTTTACAAAACAGGCGAGGACAAACTTTGGCTGCGCCATATTGTGTTAGGCCAAGACCGGATGCAACAGTTTCTGCTCCTTTAATGTGGAAGGAAGTAAATTCCGACCTGACTCCTAAACTTTTTACGATGTTTAATATGATGGATAGAATTTCGAAAATTGGAGATCTTTGGAAACCTGTAATTGGCAAAGGTTTTAATTTAGAAAAAGCAATAAAAGCGATGGAAAAATTATAA